In Cicer arietinum cultivar CDC Frontier isolate Library 1 chromosome 1, Cicar.CDCFrontier_v2.0, whole genome shotgun sequence, one DNA window encodes the following:
- the LOC101505478 gene encoding glutamate receptor 3.4 isoform X3 — protein MEVIGLKRLFLLVLWLWIPKEVVGMNGTTIGNSTVSSRLSVVKIGALFTVDSVIGRSAKPGIVAAIEDVNVNKTILPGIKLEVILHDTNCSGFLGTVEALQLMENEVVAAIGPQSSGIAHVISHVVNELHVPLLSFGATDPTLSSLQYPYFVRTTQNDYFQMYAIADIVDYYRWREVIAIFVDDDNGRNGISVLGDALSKKRAKISYKAALSPGATESDIGDLLNGVNLMESRVFIIHVNPDSGLVIFSIAKKLGMMTSGYVWIATDWLPSTLDSMETVDSNTLSLLQGVVALRHHTPDTNLKKSFFSRLKNMKGMETSSFNSYALYAYDAVWLAAYALDTFIKEGGNISFSSDPKLLDTKGSMLHLSSLRVFEGGPLFLPTIFRMNFTGLSGQIQFDAEKNLVHPSYDILNIGDAGSRRIGYWSNYSGLSVLSPENLYKKPPNTSTSNQKLFSVVWPGETTATPRGWVFPNNGRQLRIAVPHRISYLEFVSKDKNPPGVRGYCIDVFEAAINLLPYPVPRRYILYGDGNRNPNYNQLVNDVALNIYDATVGDITIVPNRTRILDFTQPFMESGLVVVVPVKEIKSSPWSFLKPFTAQMWCVTGAFFLFVGIVVWILEHRHNPEFRGSPKKQLMTIFWREHCEWSWKICANHMAFCGVNYQFKLHSKLNIHPHSTAAFLTN, from the exons atggaGGTGATAGGGTTAAAACGGTTATTCCTCTTGGTTTTGTGGTTGTGGATTCCTAAGGAAGTTGTTGGAATGAATGGAACTACCATTGGAAACTCTACTGTTTCTTCAAGACTCAGTGTTGTTAAAATTGGAGCACTGTTTACTGTTGATTCCGTCATTGGAAGATCAGCTAAACCAGGAATCGTGGCTGCTATTGAAGATGTTAATGTTAATAAGACCATTCTCCCTGGTATTAAATTGGAAGTTATTTTACATGATACAAATTGCAGTGGGTTTCTTGGAACAGTGGAAG CTTTGCAGTTGATGGAGAATGAAGTAGTTGCAGCTATTGGTCCACAATCTTCAGGAATAGCTCATGTCATTTCTCATGTAGTTAATGAACTCCATGTACCTCTTCTTTCATTTGGGGCAACAGACCCAACTCTATCTTCTCTGCAGTATCCATATTTCGTCCGAACCACACAAAACGACTATTTTCAGATGTATGCAATTGCAGACATTGTTGATTACTATAGATGGAGGGAAGTAATTGCCATTTTTGTAGATGATGACAATGGAAGAAATGGAATATCAGTACTGGGAGACGCGCTATCGAAGAAACGCGCCAAGATCTCTTACAAGGCTGCTTTATCTCCTGGAGCCACCGAGAGTGATATCGGTGATTTGTTGAATGGTGTTAACTTAATGGAATCAAGGGTCTTTATTATTCACGTTAATCCTGATAGTGGTTTGGTTATTTTTTCCATTGCCAAGAAGCTTGGAATGATGACTAGTGGCTATGTTTGGATTGCAACAGATTGGCTTCCTTCAACTTTGGATTCAATGGAGACAGTTGACAGTAACACATTGAGTCTCCTTCAAGGTGTTGTAGCTTTAAGACATCACACTCCTGATACTAATCTCAAAAAGAGTTTTTTCTCTAGGTTGAAGAACATGAAAGGCATGGAAACTTCAAGCTTCAACTCTTATGctttatatgcatatgatgCTGTTTGGTTAGCAGCCTATGCTCTTGATACTTTTATCAAAGAAGGTGGAAACATATCTTTCTCATCTGACCCTAAGTTGCTTGACACAAAAGGAAGCATGCTGCATTTGTCTTCGCTCCGAGTTTTTGAAGGCGGTCCGTTGTTTCTCCCCACAATTTTTAGAATGAACTTCACTGGTTTGAGTGGTCAGATTCAGTTTGACGCAGAAAAGAATCTTGTTCATCCATCATATGATATCCTTAACATTGGTGATGCGGGTTCCCGGAGGATCGGTTATTGGTCTAATTACTCTGGTCTATCAGTTTTATCTCCAGAAAATTTATACAAGAAACCTCCAAACACTTCAACAAGCAATCAAAAACTGTTTAGTGTTGTGTGGCCTGGTGAAACTACAGCTACACCAAGAGGATGGGTTTTCCCTAACAATGGAAGGCAACTGAGAATAGCAGTGCCTCATAGAATAAGCTACTTGGAGTTTGTTTCAAAGGACAAGAATCCACCTGGTGTTAGAGGCTATTGCATTGATGTCTTTGAAGCAGCCATAAACTTGTTGCCTTATCCTGTTCCACGACGATATATATTATATGGAGATGGTAATAGAAATCCCAACTACAACCAGCTTGTCAATGATGTTGCACTAAAT ATCTATGATGCAACTGTTGGAGATATTACAATTGTCCCAAACAGAACAAGGATTTTGGATTTCACTCAACCTTTCATGGAATCAGGGCTGGTAGTTGTTGTCCCTGTCAAGGAGATCAAATCAAGTCCTTGGTCTTTCCTCAAGCCATTCACTGCTCAAATGTGGTGCGTGACCGGcgccttttttctttttgtgggAATTGTTGTATGGATTCTTGAGCACAGGCACAATCCAGAGTTCCGTGGTTCGCCCAAGAAGCAACTTATGACAATCTTTTG GAGAGAACACTGTGAGTGGTCTTGGAAGATTTGTGCTAATCATATGGCTTTTTGTGGTGTTAATTATCAATTCAAGCTACACAGCAAGCTTAACATCCATCCTCACAGTACAGCAGCTTTCCTCACAAATTGA
- the LOC101505478 gene encoding glutamate receptor 3.4 isoform X1 — translation MEVIGLKRLFLLVLWLWIPKEVVGMNGTTIGNSTVSSRLSVVKIGALFTVDSVIGRSAKPGIVAAIEDVNVNKTILPGIKLEVILHDTNCSGFLGTVEALQLMENEVVAAIGPQSSGIAHVISHVVNELHVPLLSFGATDPTLSSLQYPYFVRTTQNDYFQMYAIADIVDYYRWREVIAIFVDDDNGRNGISVLGDALSKKRAKISYKAALSPGATESDIGDLLNGVNLMESRVFIIHVNPDSGLVIFSIAKKLGMMTSGYVWIATDWLPSTLDSMETVDSNTLSLLQGVVALRHHTPDTNLKKSFFSRLKNMKGMETSSFNSYALYAYDAVWLAAYALDTFIKEGGNISFSSDPKLLDTKGSMLHLSSLRVFEGGPLFLPTIFRMNFTGLSGQIQFDAEKNLVHPSYDILNIGDAGSRRIGYWSNYSGLSVLSPENLYKKPPNTSTSNQKLFSVVWPGETTATPRGWVFPNNGRQLRIAVPHRISYLEFVSKDKNPPGVRGYCIDVFEAAINLLPYPVPRRYILYGDGNRNPNYNQLVNDVALNIYDATVGDITIVPNRTRILDFTQPFMESGLVVVVPVKEIKSSPWSFLKPFTAQMWCVTGAFFLFVGIVVWILEHRHNPEFRGSPKKQLMTIFWFTFSTMFFSHRENTVSGLGRFVLIIWLFVVLIINSSYTASLTSILTVQQLSSQIEGIDSLISGTQPIGIQDGSFARRYLIDELNIQPSRIVTLRDPKAYIDALMRGPSGGGVMAIVDELPYIELFMSSTNCKFRTVGQEFTKSGWGFAFQRDSPLAVDMSTAILQLSENGDLQKIHDKWLLKHDCTAKVDDVDSNELSLNSFWGLFLICGIACLLALIAFSVRVFCQYMKFIPVSEDIDQENPPGIPGIKPSRSFKDLIDFVDTREKEIKQILREKSKKRRRNQSLDDQFSPPT, via the exons atggaGGTGATAGGGTTAAAACGGTTATTCCTCTTGGTTTTGTGGTTGTGGATTCCTAAGGAAGTTGTTGGAATGAATGGAACTACCATTGGAAACTCTACTGTTTCTTCAAGACTCAGTGTTGTTAAAATTGGAGCACTGTTTACTGTTGATTCCGTCATTGGAAGATCAGCTAAACCAGGAATCGTGGCTGCTATTGAAGATGTTAATGTTAATAAGACCATTCTCCCTGGTATTAAATTGGAAGTTATTTTACATGATACAAATTGCAGTGGGTTTCTTGGAACAGTGGAAG CTTTGCAGTTGATGGAGAATGAAGTAGTTGCAGCTATTGGTCCACAATCTTCAGGAATAGCTCATGTCATTTCTCATGTAGTTAATGAACTCCATGTACCTCTTCTTTCATTTGGGGCAACAGACCCAACTCTATCTTCTCTGCAGTATCCATATTTCGTCCGAACCACACAAAACGACTATTTTCAGATGTATGCAATTGCAGACATTGTTGATTACTATAGATGGAGGGAAGTAATTGCCATTTTTGTAGATGATGACAATGGAAGAAATGGAATATCAGTACTGGGAGACGCGCTATCGAAGAAACGCGCCAAGATCTCTTACAAGGCTGCTTTATCTCCTGGAGCCACCGAGAGTGATATCGGTGATTTGTTGAATGGTGTTAACTTAATGGAATCAAGGGTCTTTATTATTCACGTTAATCCTGATAGTGGTTTGGTTATTTTTTCCATTGCCAAGAAGCTTGGAATGATGACTAGTGGCTATGTTTGGATTGCAACAGATTGGCTTCCTTCAACTTTGGATTCAATGGAGACAGTTGACAGTAACACATTGAGTCTCCTTCAAGGTGTTGTAGCTTTAAGACATCACACTCCTGATACTAATCTCAAAAAGAGTTTTTTCTCTAGGTTGAAGAACATGAAAGGCATGGAAACTTCAAGCTTCAACTCTTATGctttatatgcatatgatgCTGTTTGGTTAGCAGCCTATGCTCTTGATACTTTTATCAAAGAAGGTGGAAACATATCTTTCTCATCTGACCCTAAGTTGCTTGACACAAAAGGAAGCATGCTGCATTTGTCTTCGCTCCGAGTTTTTGAAGGCGGTCCGTTGTTTCTCCCCACAATTTTTAGAATGAACTTCACTGGTTTGAGTGGTCAGATTCAGTTTGACGCAGAAAAGAATCTTGTTCATCCATCATATGATATCCTTAACATTGGTGATGCGGGTTCCCGGAGGATCGGTTATTGGTCTAATTACTCTGGTCTATCAGTTTTATCTCCAGAAAATTTATACAAGAAACCTCCAAACACTTCAACAAGCAATCAAAAACTGTTTAGTGTTGTGTGGCCTGGTGAAACTACAGCTACACCAAGAGGATGGGTTTTCCCTAACAATGGAAGGCAACTGAGAATAGCAGTGCCTCATAGAATAAGCTACTTGGAGTTTGTTTCAAAGGACAAGAATCCACCTGGTGTTAGAGGCTATTGCATTGATGTCTTTGAAGCAGCCATAAACTTGTTGCCTTATCCTGTTCCACGACGATATATATTATATGGAGATGGTAATAGAAATCCCAACTACAACCAGCTTGTCAATGATGTTGCACTAAAT ATCTATGATGCAACTGTTGGAGATATTACAATTGTCCCAAACAGAACAAGGATTTTGGATTTCACTCAACCTTTCATGGAATCAGGGCTGGTAGTTGTTGTCCCTGTCAAGGAGATCAAATCAAGTCCTTGGTCTTTCCTCAAGCCATTCACTGCTCAAATGTGGTGCGTGACCGGcgccttttttctttttgtgggAATTGTTGTATGGATTCTTGAGCACAGGCACAATCCAGAGTTCCGTGGTTCGCCCAAGAAGCAACTTATGACAATCTTTTG GTTTACTTTCTCAACAATGTTTTTCTCACACA GAGAGAACACTGTGAGTGGTCTTGGAAGATTTGTGCTAATCATATGGCTTTTTGTGGTGTTAATTATCAATTCAAGCTACACAGCAAGCTTAACATCCATCCTCACAGTACAGCAGCTTTCCTCACAAATTGAAGGAATTGATAGCTTGATATCAGGTACTCAACCAATTGGAATTCAAGATGGTTCATTTGCAAGAAGGTATCTTATAGATGAACTCAATATACAACCATCTAGGATAGTTACATTGAGAGATCCAAAGGCGTATATCGATGCTCTTATGCGTGGACCGTCAGGAGGAGGGGTTATGGCTATTGTTGATGAGCTTCCTTATATTGAACTCTTTATGTCTAGTACCAACTGCAAGTTCAGAACTGTTGGACAAGAGTTCACTAAAAGTGGTTGGGGATTT GCATTCCAAAGGGACTCTCCCCTTGCAGTTGATATGTCAACAGCCATTCTCCAACTCTCAGAGAATGGTGACCTGCAAAAGATCCATGACAAATGGCTTTTAAAACACGACTGCACTGCAAAAGTTGACGACGTTGATTCAAACGAACTGTCTCTTAATAGCTTCTGGGGTCTCTTTCTTATATGTGGCATTGCATGTCTCCTTGCATTGATTGCATTCTCTGTTAGAGTGTTCTGTCAATACATGAAATTCATACCAGTGAGTGAGGATATTGACCAGGAAAATCCACCAGGAATCCCTGGAATCAAACCTTCAAGAAGCTTCAAAGACTTGATTGATTTTGTTGATACGAGAGAAAAAGAGATTAAGCAGATACTTAGGGAGAAGAGTAAGAAAAGGAGACGCAACCAAAGCTTAGATGACCAATTTAGTCCACCCACTTAA
- the LOC101505478 gene encoding glutamate receptor 3.4 isoform X2, translating into MELPLETLLFLQDSVLLKLEHCLLLIPSLEDQLNQESWLLLKMLMLIRPFSLVLNWKLFYMIQIAVGFLEQWKLMENEVVAAIGPQSSGIAHVISHVVNELHVPLLSFGATDPTLSSLQYPYFVRTTQNDYFQMYAIADIVDYYRWREVIAIFVDDDNGRNGISVLGDALSKKRAKISYKAALSPGATESDIGDLLNGVNLMESRVFIIHVNPDSGLVIFSIAKKLGMMTSGYVWIATDWLPSTLDSMETVDSNTLSLLQGVVALRHHTPDTNLKKSFFSRLKNMKGMETSSFNSYALYAYDAVWLAAYALDTFIKEGGNISFSSDPKLLDTKGSMLHLSSLRVFEGGPLFLPTIFRMNFTGLSGQIQFDAEKNLVHPSYDILNIGDAGSRRIGYWSNYSGLSVLSPENLYKKPPNTSTSNQKLFSVVWPGETTATPRGWVFPNNGRQLRIAVPHRISYLEFVSKDKNPPGVRGYCIDVFEAAINLLPYPVPRRYILYGDGNRNPNYNQLVNDVALNIYDATVGDITIVPNRTRILDFTQPFMESGLVVVVPVKEIKSSPWSFLKPFTAQMWCVTGAFFLFVGIVVWILEHRHNPEFRGSPKKQLMTIFWFTFSTMFFSHRENTVSGLGRFVLIIWLFVVLIINSSYTASLTSILTVQQLSSQIEGIDSLISGTQPIGIQDGSFARRYLIDELNIQPSRIVTLRDPKAYIDALMRGPSGGGVMAIVDELPYIELFMSSTNCKFRTVGQEFTKSGWGFAFQRDSPLAVDMSTAILQLSENGDLQKIHDKWLLKHDCTAKVDDVDSNELSLNSFWGLFLICGIACLLALIAFSVRVFCQYMKFIPVSEDIDQENPPGIPGIKPSRSFKDLIDFVDTREKEIKQILREKSKKRRRNQSLDDQFSPPT; encoded by the exons ATGGAACTACCATTGGAAACTCTACTGTTTCTTCAAGACTCAGTGTTGTTAAAATTGGAGCACTGTTTACTGTTGATTCCGTCATTGGAAGATCAGCTAAACCAGGAATCGTGGCTGCTATTGAAGATGTTAATGTTAATAAGACCATTCTCCCTGGTATTAAATTGGAAGTTATTTTACATGATACAAATTGCAGTGGGTTTCTTGGAACAGTGGAAG TTGATGGAGAATGAAGTAGTTGCAGCTATTGGTCCACAATCTTCAGGAATAGCTCATGTCATTTCTCATGTAGTTAATGAACTCCATGTACCTCTTCTTTCATTTGGGGCAACAGACCCAACTCTATCTTCTCTGCAGTATCCATATTTCGTCCGAACCACACAAAACGACTATTTTCAGATGTATGCAATTGCAGACATTGTTGATTACTATAGATGGAGGGAAGTAATTGCCATTTTTGTAGATGATGACAATGGAAGAAATGGAATATCAGTACTGGGAGACGCGCTATCGAAGAAACGCGCCAAGATCTCTTACAAGGCTGCTTTATCTCCTGGAGCCACCGAGAGTGATATCGGTGATTTGTTGAATGGTGTTAACTTAATGGAATCAAGGGTCTTTATTATTCACGTTAATCCTGATAGTGGTTTGGTTATTTTTTCCATTGCCAAGAAGCTTGGAATGATGACTAGTGGCTATGTTTGGATTGCAACAGATTGGCTTCCTTCAACTTTGGATTCAATGGAGACAGTTGACAGTAACACATTGAGTCTCCTTCAAGGTGTTGTAGCTTTAAGACATCACACTCCTGATACTAATCTCAAAAAGAGTTTTTTCTCTAGGTTGAAGAACATGAAAGGCATGGAAACTTCAAGCTTCAACTCTTATGctttatatgcatatgatgCTGTTTGGTTAGCAGCCTATGCTCTTGATACTTTTATCAAAGAAGGTGGAAACATATCTTTCTCATCTGACCCTAAGTTGCTTGACACAAAAGGAAGCATGCTGCATTTGTCTTCGCTCCGAGTTTTTGAAGGCGGTCCGTTGTTTCTCCCCACAATTTTTAGAATGAACTTCACTGGTTTGAGTGGTCAGATTCAGTTTGACGCAGAAAAGAATCTTGTTCATCCATCATATGATATCCTTAACATTGGTGATGCGGGTTCCCGGAGGATCGGTTATTGGTCTAATTACTCTGGTCTATCAGTTTTATCTCCAGAAAATTTATACAAGAAACCTCCAAACACTTCAACAAGCAATCAAAAACTGTTTAGTGTTGTGTGGCCTGGTGAAACTACAGCTACACCAAGAGGATGGGTTTTCCCTAACAATGGAAGGCAACTGAGAATAGCAGTGCCTCATAGAATAAGCTACTTGGAGTTTGTTTCAAAGGACAAGAATCCACCTGGTGTTAGAGGCTATTGCATTGATGTCTTTGAAGCAGCCATAAACTTGTTGCCTTATCCTGTTCCACGACGATATATATTATATGGAGATGGTAATAGAAATCCCAACTACAACCAGCTTGTCAATGATGTTGCACTAAAT ATCTATGATGCAACTGTTGGAGATATTACAATTGTCCCAAACAGAACAAGGATTTTGGATTTCACTCAACCTTTCATGGAATCAGGGCTGGTAGTTGTTGTCCCTGTCAAGGAGATCAAATCAAGTCCTTGGTCTTTCCTCAAGCCATTCACTGCTCAAATGTGGTGCGTGACCGGcgccttttttctttttgtgggAATTGTTGTATGGATTCTTGAGCACAGGCACAATCCAGAGTTCCGTGGTTCGCCCAAGAAGCAACTTATGACAATCTTTTG GTTTACTTTCTCAACAATGTTTTTCTCACACA GAGAGAACACTGTGAGTGGTCTTGGAAGATTTGTGCTAATCATATGGCTTTTTGTGGTGTTAATTATCAATTCAAGCTACACAGCAAGCTTAACATCCATCCTCACAGTACAGCAGCTTTCCTCACAAATTGAAGGAATTGATAGCTTGATATCAGGTACTCAACCAATTGGAATTCAAGATGGTTCATTTGCAAGAAGGTATCTTATAGATGAACTCAATATACAACCATCTAGGATAGTTACATTGAGAGATCCAAAGGCGTATATCGATGCTCTTATGCGTGGACCGTCAGGAGGAGGGGTTATGGCTATTGTTGATGAGCTTCCTTATATTGAACTCTTTATGTCTAGTACCAACTGCAAGTTCAGAACTGTTGGACAAGAGTTCACTAAAAGTGGTTGGGGATTT GCATTCCAAAGGGACTCTCCCCTTGCAGTTGATATGTCAACAGCCATTCTCCAACTCTCAGAGAATGGTGACCTGCAAAAGATCCATGACAAATGGCTTTTAAAACACGACTGCACTGCAAAAGTTGACGACGTTGATTCAAACGAACTGTCTCTTAATAGCTTCTGGGGTCTCTTTCTTATATGTGGCATTGCATGTCTCCTTGCATTGATTGCATTCTCTGTTAGAGTGTTCTGTCAATACATGAAATTCATACCAGTGAGTGAGGATATTGACCAGGAAAATCCACCAGGAATCCCTGGAATCAAACCTTCAAGAAGCTTCAAAGACTTGATTGATTTTGTTGATACGAGAGAAAAAGAGATTAAGCAGATACTTAGGGAGAAGAGTAAGAAAAGGAGACGCAACCAAAGCTTAGATGACCAATTTAGTCCACCCACTTAA